A single Gopherus flavomarginatus isolate rGopFla2 chromosome 17, rGopFla2.mat.asm, whole genome shotgun sequence DNA region contains:
- the LOC127036241 gene encoding zinc finger and SCAN domain-containing protein 29-like, translating into MPPRTKRAPAWTNAELQDLISVWGEEAVQAQLRSRRRNYDTYGQISQSLMRRGHERDALQCRVKIKELRSAYCKACEGNRRSGTAPTTCRFYQELDAILGCDPTANPRSTMESSEQGEVGEVVEDGDSEATGVEGDTPESQYTCSQELFSSQEEASQSQQQEVDGEEETEDRAQVTLTTAAGSPASRRLQNLRRNPRKSKEELIKSVMSHYNRESRKTQEWREKMYEWRQSVHEWRQTESRRKELSAKKTTKQMISLLARQTESFESLVAMQTNMYRCNPQPSQSPLPCSPVFPQNNFLQQPVPYYPQLPPTPVRSPTTPENYNSYPVHSTPITLQHSNPEVQQTLNSDQNRTHSNL; encoded by the exons atgcctccacgcaccaaacgagccccagcatggaccaatgcagagctgcaggacctcataagtgtttggggagaggaggctgtgcaagcacagctgcgctccagaaggagaaattatgatacctatgggcagatatcgcagtccttaatgagaaggggccatgaacgggacgcgttgcagtgcagggtcaaaattaaagagctgaggagtgcttactgcaaagcttgtgagggaaatcgccgctcaggaactgcccccacgacctgccgtttttaccaggagctggatgccatacttgggtgtgaccccactgccaatcctaggagcacgatggagagttcagagcagggagaagtgggggaggttgtagaggacggcgacagtgaggctactggcgtggagggagacaccccggagtcccagtacacatgcagccaggagctcttctcaagccaggaggaggctagccagtcgcagcagcaggaagttgatggtgaggaagaaactgaggatcgtgctcagG tgaccttgactactgcagccggatcaccggcctcacgtaggttgcagaacttgagacggaatcccagaaaatcaaaagaggaattgatcaaatctgttatgagtcactacaacagagaaagtaggaagacacaggaatggagagagaaaatgtatgaatggagacagagtgtacatgaatggaggcaaacagaaagcaggagaaaggaattgtctgccaaaaaaactacaaagcagatgataagcctcctggctcgccaaactgagtctttcgagtctctcgtagccatgcagacaaatatgtaccgttgtaacccacagccctcccaaagccctcttccttgttccccagtatttccacaaaacaactttcttcagcagccagttccttattacccccagctgcccccaacacctgtacgatcacctaccaccCCTGaaaactataattcttaccctgttcactccacccccattaccctgcagcatagtaatcctgaagtgcagcagacattgaatagtgatcaaaataggacacattcaaacctgtga